The following coding sequences lie in one Sedimentibacter sp. MB35-C1 genomic window:
- a CDS encoding YfcC family protein gives MKNKTGNETVKKRKPLNPNGYTIIILLIFLAVIATWVVPAGQYERVKDVATGREVVDPLSFKYIERSPVGLFDAVVAIPLGIKNMSGIIAFIFIVAGATAVVKSTGAIDAGLLALVEKFKGKDAPLLIVTIIICSLAGSLLGFAQEIIPFIPLGVAMALSLGYDRVVGFNIVRTSTWVGFAASTINPYVVTVAQEMAGLPIMSGLGYRTGVYVVFMAISTAYFLYYAKKVKEDPKNSVICNYESKEDQSQFKIQDIGPLTTRHKFILLIFSLGLIIAVYGIEGFGWGTNQMAAVLLIAGVVAGFAGGYKPDTIAKEFTTGMAGITSGALIAGFTGAIAIILANGKILDTIVYSLAQPLSQVSGVVTVIGMVLLYSVITFFIGSSAGRAAATLPILIPLSDILGITRQTTILAFILGGGITNMIWPNMIYVLSFADIPYGSWFKHIWKLTATLIVVACIAVSIAYFIGYGPF, from the coding sequence ATGAAAAATAAAACTGGAAATGAAACAGTAAAGAAAAGAAAACCTTTAAACCCAAATGGTTATACTATAATAATATTATTAATATTTCTTGCAGTTATAGCTACATGGGTAGTACCAGCTGGTCAGTATGAGAGAGTCAAAGATGTAGCAACTGGAAGAGAAGTTGTGGATCCTTTATCTTTTAAGTATATAGAACGTTCACCTGTAGGGCTTTTTGACGCCGTAGTAGCTATACCATTAGGGATAAAAAACATGTCTGGTATAATTGCATTTATATTTATTGTTGCTGGTGCCACAGCTGTAGTAAAAAGTACTGGTGCAATAGATGCTGGACTTCTAGCATTAGTAGAAAAGTTTAAAGGAAAGGATGCACCTTTATTAATTGTAACTATTATCATATGCTCTCTAGCTGGTTCTTTGCTAGGGTTTGCTCAAGAGATAATACCGTTTATTCCTCTAGGAGTGGCAATGGCACTCAGTCTAGGTTACGATAGAGTAGTTGGATTTAACATAGTAAGAACGTCTACTTGGGTAGGATTTGCTGCTTCAACAATAAATCCATATGTTGTAACTGTAGCTCAAGAGATGGCAGGACTTCCTATTATGTCTGGTTTAGGATATCGTACTGGAGTCTATGTGGTATTTATGGCAATAAGCACCGCATACTTCCTGTATTACGCTAAGAAAGTAAAAGAAGATCCTAAAAATAGTGTAATATGTAATTATGAAAGCAAAGAAGATCAATCTCAGTTCAAAATTCAAGATATTGGACCTTTAACAACAAGACATAAATTTATATTATTAATATTTTCTTTAGGTCTAATAATTGCAGTTTATGGGATTGAAGGGTTTGGTTGGGGTACTAATCAAATGGCGGCTGTATTATTAATAGCTGGTGTAGTAGCTGGTTTCGCTGGTGGTTATAAGCCAGACACTATAGCTAAGGAATTTACTACTGGAATGGCTGGGATTACTAGTGGAGCATTAATAGCTGGTTTCACAGGTGCAATTGCTATTATTTTAGCAAATGGTAAAATATTAGATACTATAGTGTACTCATTAGCTCAACCATTGTCTCAAGTAAGTGGAGTTGTTACAGTAATAGGAATGGTTTTACTTTATAGTGTAATAACTTTCTTTATTGGTTCATCTGCAGGTAGAGCAGCAGCTACTCTTCCTATTTTAATTCCATTAAGCGATATATTAGGAATAACTAGACAAACTACAATTTTAGCCTTTATATTAGGTGGCGGAATAACCAACATGATTTGGCCAAATATGATTTACGTACTTTCATTTGCAGATATACCATATGGTAGTTGGTTCAAACATATATGGAAGTTAACAGCTACTTTAATAGTAGTAGCTTGTATAGCAGTTTCAATAGCATACTTTATAGGATACGGACCATTTTAG
- a CDS encoding TetR/AcrR family transcriptional regulator, protein MSLASNLEIKKISKESIQTALILLLKEKKLDDITINNIVEKAGVSRMAYYRNYKSKEDILMDIFDDFMTKITKISLPYIQTKQWYEYWKVLFDHFAEHVESVRLLFDCNYKIFILNYLNNFYINSIKISSVTERYRIYGLVGMFFNMLVEWIETDMLISSEELAGVCFKLFYDQ, encoded by the coding sequence ATGTCACTAGCTTCAAACCTAGAAATTAAGAAAATATCGAAAGAAAGTATTCAAACAGCATTAATACTGCTTCTAAAAGAGAAAAAGTTGGACGATATTACTATAAACAATATTGTTGAAAAAGCAGGCGTATCACGTATGGCTTATTACCGCAACTATAAATCTAAAGAGGATATCCTAATGGATATTTTTGATGATTTTATGACAAAGATAACTAAAATATCTCTTCCCTATATACAAACAAAACAATGGTATGAATATTGGAAGGTTCTATTTGATCATTTTGCAGAGCATGTAGAAAGCGTCAGGTTATTATTTGACTGCAACTATAAGATATTCATTCTGAACTACCTGAATAACTTTTACATTAACAGCATAAAAATCTCTTCGGTTACAGAACGTTACCGTATCTATGGTCTAGTTGGGATGTTCTTTAATATGCTTGTTGAATGGATTGAAACTGATATGTTAATTAGTTCTGAAGAATTAGCGGGAGTGTGCTTTAAATTATTTTATGATCAGTAG
- a CDS encoding LytTR family DNA-binding domain-containing protein produces MNIGICDDLCSDLALLEKYILHYMNTQSIDCTISKFESGEDLLENLKYKQYDILFLDIYMEGKNGIEIAHTIRDAGLECLIIFTTTSPDHALDGFEVGAVHYLMKPLNYENVKSGLERCKQVFTQSRQYIEVKSGRTITRILLNDLIFAEIYSNTLLIHTPSKEVKTYISLDEFMKLLPAENFLRCHRSYVVNMNFIASQDDSDFVLKDGVRIPIPKKDRQLMRQKYSDYLFSTIRRRSSVC; encoded by the coding sequence TTGAATATTGGTATCTGCGATGATTTATGTTCAGATCTAGCGCTTTTGGAAAAATATATCTTGCATTATATGAATACACAAAGTATCGACTGCACGATCTCTAAGTTTGAAAGCGGAGAGGATCTGTTAGAGAATTTAAAATATAAACAGTATGACATCTTGTTTCTGGATATTTACATGGAAGGAAAAAATGGCATAGAAATAGCCCACACCATAAGGGATGCAGGTCTGGAATGCCTAATCATTTTTACTACAACAAGTCCAGATCACGCTTTAGACGGGTTCGAGGTTGGTGCAGTACATTATCTAATGAAACCACTGAACTATGAAAATGTCAAAAGTGGTTTGGAACGTTGTAAACAGGTATTTACACAGTCCAGACAGTACATAGAGGTAAAATCCGGACGGACAATTACCCGCATTCTTTTGAATGATCTGATTTTTGCTGAGATATATAGCAACACCCTGTTAATTCATACTCCTTCCAAAGAAGTGAAGACCTATATATCATTGGATGAGTTTATGAAACTTCTTCCAGCGGAAAACTTTCTGCGCTGTCATAGAAGTTATGTTGTCAATATGAATTTCATCGCATCTCAGGACGATTCCGACTTTGTCCTAAAAGATGGTGTGAGAATCCCAATTCCCAAAAAAGATAGACAGTTAATGCGTCAAAAGTACTCTGACTATTTGTTTAGCACAATAAGGAGGAGGAGCAGTGTTTGCTGA
- a CDS encoding ATP-binding protein, which translates to MAKNTKGTDLYLLSETFDQISKVKDFQAASDIIFNFIKKFIVFDMAVIYRINDNENTLEIASCLGSDAEKLKRRMPFKIGEGAVGLVAKNKKSILINDALKNNEVKVRQYYNEDPIIRSFLAVPLVVGDKSVGILSVSSSKTNQYVDYEVQLINIIASQAALLLELNSNIKETKNFSNKILDNVNSGIMVIDNSSNIIIFNKSAEVITGFSVGEILGINIEVLQLELENKEKALSLNNQRTFFEEPGYLVRKDGSTLRIRFSTSFMYNYDNTIKSCICIFRDNTEIEKLQRQIVMADKLAALGRLTAGLVHEIRNPLLPIRNASEYLLSKYGNEGTELSNLLNIIKEESNRLNRVTDQLVSMSKDSYYSIGNCYLDEVIDEVLTLLKYTINKNEIKLNIEYNSDEIILPYNKDNLKQVFINLLLNSIDALKSIKENKERIIEIRINKKTYDAYIDIKDNGTGISKNDINLIFDPFFTTKECGTGIGLSIVFNIIKKLGGDIFIESDISRGTTVSLMLPIVKERK; encoded by the coding sequence ATGGCAAAAAATACGAAGGGTACTGATTTATATTTACTATCAGAAACATTTGATCAAATTTCAAAGGTTAAGGATTTTCAAGCTGCATCTGATATTATATTTAATTTTATAAAAAAATTTATTGTATTTGATATGGCGGTCATATATAGAATAAATGACAATGAAAACACTTTAGAAATAGCTTCTTGTCTAGGAAGTGATGCAGAAAAACTAAAAAGAAGAATGCCCTTTAAAATTGGTGAGGGGGCAGTTGGATTAGTTGCAAAAAATAAAAAATCAATACTTATCAATGATGCTCTTAAAAATAATGAAGTAAAGGTAAGGCAATATTATAATGAGGATCCCATTATAAGATCGTTCTTAGCAGTACCATTAGTTGTTGGAGATAAAAGCGTAGGAATTTTGAGTGTATCTAGCTCAAAAACTAATCAATATGTTGATTATGAGGTTCAATTAATCAATATCATTGCTTCCCAAGCAGCATTATTATTGGAGCTAAATAGTAACATTAAGGAAACTAAAAATTTTTCAAACAAAATACTTGATAACGTTAATAGCGGTATTATGGTTATTGATAATTCAAGTAATATAATTATTTTTAATAAGTCAGCAGAAGTAATAACAGGGTTCAGCGTTGGTGAAATATTAGGTATAAATATTGAAGTTTTACAGCTTGAACTGGAAAATAAAGAAAAAGCATTAAGCCTTAATAATCAAAGAACATTTTTTGAAGAGCCCGGGTATTTGGTAAGAAAAGATGGAAGTACTTTAAGAATAAGGTTTAGTACATCATTTATGTATAATTATGACAACACTATAAAAAGCTGCATTTGCATATTTAGAGATAATACGGAAATAGAAAAACTTCAAAGGCAGATAGTTATGGCAGATAAGTTAGCTGCATTAGGGAGGTTAACAGCGGGTTTAGTTCATGAAATTAGAAATCCACTATTGCCAATAAGGAATGCTAGTGAATACCTATTGTCTAAATATGGTAATGAGGGAACTGAGTTATCAAATCTTTTAAACATTATCAAGGAAGAGAGTAACAGATTAAATAGGGTTACGGATCAACTTGTAAGCATGAGCAAGGATAGCTATTATTCTATAGGAAACTGCTATTTAGATGAAGTTATTGATGAGGTATTAACATTATTAAAATATACTATTAATAAGAATGAAATAAAGCTAAACATAGAATATAATTCGGATGAAATTATATTACCTTATAACAAGGATAATTTAAAACAAGTATTTATAAATTTGTTATTAAATTCAATTGATGCATTAAAATCAATAAAAGAAAATAAAGAAAGAATTATTGAAATTCGTATAAATAAAAAAACCTACGATGCTTATATAGATATTAAGGATAATGGAACAGGTATCTCTAAAAATGATATTAACCTCATTTTTGATCCCTTTTTTACTACAAAGGAATGTGGTACAGGTATAGGCTTATCAATTGTTTTTAACATTATAAAAAAATTAGGCGGGGACATATTTATTGAAAGCGATATATCTAGAGGAACTACGGTATCATTAATGTTACCTATAGTTAAAGAAAGGAAGTAA
- a CDS encoding sigma-54 dependent transcriptional regulator: protein MKNANLLIVDDEKSIRETLRVILSDLNYNVFTAMDGFEALDILNNNIIDILITDLRMPKMDGIELMKHALEVDPYIETIFISAYADVKSAVKVVKMGAIDYIEKSFSNDELIFAIKRAIEHRSLKEENRNLKRRIESKYEYDGVIAKSEKMQRVFDIVNKVANSRASILVTGESGVGKEVIAKLIHNMSSRRDKSFVVINCGAIPENLIESELFGFEKGSFTGADRFQKGKFELANGGTLFLDEIGELPFQAQVKFLRVLQEKQVNKIGSEKSINVDVRIIAATNKNLSDEAKNGTFREDLYYRLNVVNIEIPPLRERKEDIPSLADLYMAQFSEEYNKKLKYFDPVAIKYLLEYEWKGNVRELRNAIEHAVLIAPEEEEFLMREYLPKEITGITHNELEEEKTEKTLSDYEKMIIMSTLSRFNGNKTMTAKTLGIKRQTLYNKIKEYNNEEAKINN from the coding sequence ATGAAAAATGCTAATTTATTGATAGTTGATGATGAAAAGTCTATTAGAGAAACACTAAGGGTCATATTGAGCGACTTAAATTACAATGTTTTTACCGCAATGGATGGATTTGAAGCTTTAGATATTTTAAATAATAATATTATAGATATTCTTATTACCGATTTACGAATGCCAAAGATGGATGGCATTGAGTTAATGAAACATGCATTAGAAGTTGACCCGTATATAGAAACAATATTTATATCTGCATATGCAGATGTAAAATCAGCAGTAAAGGTTGTGAAAATGGGAGCTATAGATTATATAGAAAAGTCATTTTCTAATGATGAGCTTATATTTGCAATAAAAAGAGCTATTGAGCATAGAAGTTTAAAAGAGGAAAACAGAAACCTAAAACGAAGAATAGAAAGTAAATATGAATATGATGGTGTTATTGCTAAGAGCGAAAAAATGCAAAGGGTTTTTGATATAGTAAATAAAGTAGCAAATAGCAGAGCAAGCATTTTGGTAACAGGTGAAAGTGGAGTAGGTAAAGAAGTAATAGCTAAATTAATTCATAATATGAGTAGCCGAAGAGACAAAAGCTTTGTTGTTATTAACTGTGGTGCAATACCTGAAAACCTTATTGAGTCTGAGCTATTTGGATTTGAAAAGGGTTCATTTACAGGTGCTGATCGTTTTCAGAAGGGTAAATTTGAGTTAGCTAATGGTGGCACTTTATTTTTAGATGAAATTGGGGAGCTTCCCTTTCAAGCACAGGTAAAGTTTTTAAGAGTACTGCAAGAAAAACAAGTTAATAAAATAGGATCTGAAAAAAGTATAAATGTAGATGTAAGGATTATTGCTGCTACAAATAAAAACCTGTCTGATGAGGCTAAGAACGGTACCTTCAGAGAAGATTTGTATTATAGATTAAATGTAGTTAATATTGAAATTCCACCATTAAGAGAGAGAAAAGAAGATATTCCTTCTCTTGCAGATTTATATATGGCACAATTTTCTGAGGAATATAATAAAAAATTAAAATATTTTGATCCTGTTGCTATAAAATATTTGTTAGAGTATGAGTGGAAGGGTAATGTCCGGGAGCTAAGAAACGCAATAGAGCACGCTGTTCTGATTGCACCTGAGGAAGAGGAATTTTTAATGAGAGAATATCTTCCTAAAGAAATAACTGGCATTACACATAATGAGTTAGAGGAAGAAAAAACAGAAAAAACACTGTCTGATTATGAAAAGATGATAATAATGAGTACATTAAGTAGATTTAATGGAAACAAAACAATGACTGCTAAGACCTTAGGTATAAAAAGGCAAACATTATATAACAAAATAAAAGAATATAATAATGAAGAGGCTAAAATAAACAACTAA
- a CDS encoding sensor histidine kinase has translation MFADTITFIYIVIFVAPFATLRFYPFRDKLRISVKTLFLLYVVLILVQASLFCFATRQPFWDLSMTQRYQLAFSIFNSILSFFLVREKLIKQVFVWGIAFSLAGFIMTNANFLESLFFAKYTDSVPYYFFANIASALQIAIIFPFVIKHMEQNVRPALQIASGKSWHIVWIIFILLYSGTFLTTGGLGFERSDTLYDYLIRIFCFGSIMGSSIIFSIALKQTAENIYLEEKANLSERQLALEHEYFQAIVAHIDETKAARHDLRHHLTLLQAYLAAGEQQKLKEYIGQYLQTVAEDSTIILCKNYAVDTIVRHYIEKAKHSGVHTDVLLNLPEKIKIADSDLCVVFGNLLENAWEACNRQKTGEKFITVSAAVAGEYIIITVDNSYEGSILKENNAFLSSKRDGEGIGITSVQAVSDKYYGEVKFEFSDQIFRSSVMLKLVT, from the coding sequence GTGTTTGCTGATACCATAACTTTTATATATATCGTCATTTTTGTAGCTCCTTTTGCGACACTTCGATTTTATCCGTTTCGGGATAAGCTTAGAATTTCCGTTAAGACTCTTTTCCTGCTCTATGTTGTTCTAATCTTAGTTCAGGCAAGTCTTTTTTGTTTTGCTACCCGGCAACCATTTTGGGATTTATCTATGACCCAGCGCTATCAACTGGCTTTTTCTATTTTTAATTCGATTTTATCCTTTTTTCTGGTCCGCGAAAAACTAATAAAGCAAGTATTTGTTTGGGGTATTGCATTTTCCCTAGCAGGATTTATAATGACAAACGCTAATTTTTTGGAAAGCCTGTTTTTTGCAAAATACACAGATTCTGTCCCTTATTATTTTTTTGCTAATATTGCCTCAGCTTTACAGATTGCCATCATTTTTCCTTTTGTAATTAAGCATATGGAACAGAATGTAAGACCTGCGTTGCAAATCGCCTCAGGAAAGTCATGGCATATAGTTTGGATTATTTTTATTCTTCTTTACAGCGGAACATTCCTTACAACAGGAGGTCTGGGTTTTGAGCGATCGGATACGCTCTATGACTATCTGATTCGAATATTTTGTTTCGGCAGTATTATGGGGAGTAGTATCATTTTTTCCATAGCACTGAAACAAACTGCAGAAAATATCTATCTGGAGGAAAAAGCCAACCTGAGTGAACGCCAGCTTGCATTGGAGCATGAATATTTTCAGGCGATTGTAGCGCATATAGATGAAACAAAGGCTGCACGGCATGATCTGCGCCACCACCTTACACTGCTTCAGGCGTATTTAGCTGCGGGCGAACAGCAGAAACTTAAGGAATACATCGGTCAGTATCTGCAAACAGTTGCGGAGGATTCCACAATCATACTTTGTAAAAATTATGCAGTTGACACTATTGTCCGCCATTATATAGAGAAGGCTAAACATTCAGGGGTTCATACAGATGTTCTATTGAACCTCCCTGAGAAAATTAAAATTGCTGATAGTGACTTGTGTGTAGTTTTCGGAAACTTGCTAGAAAACGCTTGGGAGGCATGTAACCGACAAAAAACAGGAGAAAAATTTATCACTGTTAGTGCAGCAGTGGCAGGCGAATATATCATTATAACTGTAGATAACAGTTATGAAGGTTCCATTTTAAAAGAAAATAATGCCTTTCTTTCTTCAAAACGGGACGGAGAAGGTATTGGTATTACTTCTGTTCAGGCAGTATCCGATAAATATTACGGTGAAGTAAAGTTTGAGTTTTCAGATCAAATATTTCGTTCATCTGTTATGTTGAAACTTGTAACGTAA
- a CDS encoding DegV family protein, with product MFKYILTCCSTADLPYDYFKKRNIPFVSFHYILDKKEYFDDLGQTIPFEEFYRRISAGSMPTTSQVNVGQYIEFFEPFLKNGKDILHISFSSGLSGAYNSATIARDELLSIYPDRNILIVDSLGASSGYGLLTSMAADMRDNGASIDEVYNWLQENKLNVHHWFFSTDLTHYKRGGRISAASATVGTLLNICPLLNMSYDGKLTPRKKIRGKKHVISEIVHMMELHAKDGINYSGKCFISNSACYEDARRVADLVEEKFPLLNGRVMINSVGTVIGSHTGPGTVALFFLGDRRED from the coding sequence ATGTTTAAATATATTTTAACTTGTTGTTCTACAGCAGACTTGCCCTATGATTATTTTAAAAAAAGGAATATTCCATTTGTAAGTTTTCATTATATTTTAGATAAGAAAGAATATTTTGATGATTTGGGCCAAACCATACCTTTTGAAGAGTTTTATAGAAGAATTTCAGCAGGATCAATGCCTACAACCTCACAAGTAAATGTAGGACAGTATATAGAGTTTTTCGAACCATTTCTGAAGAATGGAAAAGATATTCTCCATATTTCGTTTTCTTCTGGCTTATCAGGAGCCTATAATTCTGCTACTATTGCTCGAGATGAGCTGCTATCAATATATCCGGATAGAAATATCCTCATTGTAGATTCCTTAGGTGCGTCCTCAGGCTATGGGCTGCTTACAAGTATGGCGGCAGATATGCGGGATAATGGAGCATCAATTGATGAAGTATATAATTGGCTTCAGGAAAATAAGCTTAATGTACATCATTGGTTTTTCTCTACGGACCTTACACACTATAAACGCGGTGGTCGTATATCAGCTGCATCTGCAACTGTAGGAACTTTGCTTAATATTTGCCCGTTGCTAAATATGAGCTACGATGGAAAACTTACTCCACGTAAAAAGATTCGTGGCAAAAAGCATGTGATTTCGGAAATTGTTCATATGATGGAGCTGCATGCAAAGGATGGTATAAATTACTCTGGAAAGTGTTTTATCTCCAATTCAGCATGTTATGAAGATGCACGCAGGGTGGCTGATTTAGTAGAAGAAAAATTCCCTTTACTCAATGGGCGTGTAATGATAAACAGCGTTGGCACCGTAATCGGCTCTCATACCGGTCCAGGAACCGTGGCACTTTTCTTTTTAGGTGACAGGCGTGAAGATTAG
- a CDS encoding DegV family protein yields MNKIILSADSTCDLGDVLKERYEVNIHPLHINLNDKLYNDGIDITPDNIYDTYQKHLILPKTSAPNPIEYMDYFKKWTDDGYQVIHLNIGSGISSAYQNCCIAAKELGNVYPIDSGNLSTGMGLLVIEAAERIAQGMVANQICQEVNKLKTKVHASFIVDNLTYLREGGRCSAVAALGANLFNIKPSIEVDNSSGKMKVGRKYRGTLPRVLKHYTLDKLSNKTDLKDDRIFISHSGTSSENINLIRETIEEISDFKEILVTRAGCTISSHCGPNTVGILYMSK; encoded by the coding sequence TTGAATAAAATTATTTTAAGTGCAGATAGTACCTGCGACCTTGGTGATGTATTAAAAGAACGATATGAAGTTAATATACATCCGCTTCATATTAATTTAAATGATAAACTATATAATGATGGGATAGATATTACGCCGGATAACATTTATGATACATACCAAAAGCATCTAATTTTACCGAAAACATCAGCTCCTAACCCTATAGAATATATGGATTATTTTAAAAAGTGGACAGATGATGGCTATCAGGTTATTCATTTAAACATTGGCTCGGGAATTTCTTCTGCATACCAAAATTGCTGCATAGCAGCAAAAGAACTAGGGAATGTTTATCCAATAGATTCAGGCAATCTTTCTACAGGAATGGGACTGCTTGTTATAGAAGCTGCTGAACGCATAGCGCAGGGAATGGTGGCAAATCAAATCTGTCAGGAAGTTAATAAATTAAAGACTAAAGTACATGCAAGTTTTATAGTAGATAACCTTACTTATCTTCGTGAGGGCGGAAGATGTTCAGCCGTTGCTGCTCTAGGTGCAAATTTATTTAATATTAAGCCAAGCATAGAGGTTGATAATTCAAGTGGAAAAATGAAGGTAGGAAGAAAGTACCGTGGTACTTTGCCCAGAGTTCTAAAACATTACACATTGGATAAATTAAGTAACAAAACTGATTTAAAAGACGATAGGATTTTTATTAGCCACTCTGGCACATCTTCCGAGAATATTAACCTTATAAGAGAAACTATAGAAGAAATATCTGATTTTAAAGAAATTTTAGTTACACGCGCGGGATGTACAATTTCTTCCCATTGTGGTCCAAATACAGTTGGCATATTATATATGTCAAAATAA
- a CDS encoding YfcC family protein produces the protein MINKKKSSFIEGIKNPNSYIIIFSIIIISMVLTWIVPSGSFDRIEDPASGRTVIDPDSFKYIEDRSVGIFGALKTIPKGISDSGGIIAFIFIISGAVEVIRSTGALDSAILHLVNKMKGKDTLLLVFISFLFTMLGAVFGFAEETIPFIPLGISMCLALGYDRMVGFHVVRTAAWIGFAGAFLNPFSIGVAQSIAELPMFSGLGYRLFCYAVFFLIGIWFILSYAKKVKVDPTKSVLYGYESQRDSSDFELRDTGELTIKHKLVLLVFGGSLLLLVYGVIKHGWYTIELSALFLGVGILAGLVGGFTPNKVASEFTKGMKGVTYGALIVGFARAIVLILEEGMILDTLVFSFSQPLMVLGSSVAAVGMFAVQSILNFFIGSSSGLAAATMPIMIPLSDVLGVTRQTAVLAFQFGDGITNMLWPAMIYYLTFADIPYNVWVKHIIKLNIILSIVAVVLVTVAQMISY, from the coding sequence ATGATTAATAAGAAAAAGAGTAGTTTTATTGAGGGTATAAAGAATCCTAATTCATATATAATTATATTTTCAATTATTATTATAAGTATGGTGTTAACTTGGATTGTACCATCAGGAAGCTTTGACAGGATAGAAGACCCTGCATCTGGAAGGACGGTTATAGATCCGGATTCGTTCAAATACATAGAAGATAGGTCAGTAGGTATATTTGGAGCTCTTAAAACTATTCCAAAGGGTATATCAGATTCAGGCGGAATTATAGCATTTATATTTATCATATCTGGAGCCGTAGAGGTTATTAGAAGCACTGGTGCACTGGATTCAGCTATTTTGCATTTAGTTAATAAAATGAAAGGTAAAGATACACTGTTATTAGTATTTATATCATTTTTGTTCACAATGCTAGGTGCTGTTTTCGGCTTTGCAGAAGAAACAATTCCATTTATACCGCTAGGCATATCAATGTGTCTAGCTTTAGGTTATGATAGAATGGTTGGCTTTCATGTTGTAAGAACTGCAGCATGGATTGGCTTTGCTGGTGCATTCTTAAATCCTTTTTCAATTGGTGTTGCTCAAAGTATAGCAGAGCTGCCTATGTTTTCAGGTTTAGGGTATCGTTTATTTTGTTATGCAGTATTTTTTTTAATTGGCATTTGGTTTATTTTAAGCTATGCCAAAAAAGTAAAGGTTGATCCAACCAAAAGTGTTTTATATGGTTATGAAAGTCAAAGAGATTCCAGTGATTTTGAACTTAGAGACACTGGTGAATTAACAATAAAACATAAGCTGGTTTTACTTGTATTTGGAGGTAGCTTATTATTATTAGTATACGGAGTTATAAAACACGGATGGTATACAATCGAATTATCAGCTTTATTTTTAGGCGTTGGTATATTAGCTGGACTTGTAGGAGGGTTTACACCAAATAAGGTTGCCAGTGAATTTACTAAGGGTATGAAAGGTGTAACATATGGAGCATTAATTGTAGGCTTCGCTAGAGCTATTGTGTTAATATTGGAAGAGGGAATGATACTGGATACATTGGTATTCTCATTTTCACAGCCATTAATGGTGTTGGGTTCATCTGTAGCTGCAGTTGGAATGTTTGCTGTTCAATCAATATTGAATTTCTTCATCGGATCAAGTAGTGGATTAGCAGCAGCAACTATGCCTATTATGATTCCATTATCAGATGTATTAGGAGTTACGAGACAGACAGCTGTATTAGCTTTTCAATTTGGAGATGGCATAACAAACATGTTATGGCCTGCTATGATTTACTATTTAACTTTTGCGGATATTCCTTATAATGTTTGGGTTAAACATATAATAAAATTAAATATAATACTTAGCATTGTAGCTGTTGTTTTAGTAACTGTTGCACAAATGATTAGTTACTGA